From one Candidatus Dormiibacterota bacterium genomic stretch:
- a CDS encoding peptide ABC transporter substrate-binding protein, translating to MLRSMAFALLMVACAGCARVAAPTPPGHRHPWTTPHVLRFADISEPDHLNPYLSEMDITYDLSSLIYSYLIVANDRGALIGDLATTVPTLANGGISRDGRTYVYHLRRGVLWQDGTPFTSRDVVASWKAVVAPKNLTIYRQAYERVASIDTPDDWTIVVHLRHRYPPFLSQFFAPLQEGGKPILPAHVLAHESSFNRGVLSRHPIGTGPFRFVAWHHGDRIELARFNRYFRGRPKLRRVVFQVIPDDQSILTEMRLHHIDLVVSPPAALYEAYRSLRDVVTQLVPWNAQEVLVFNMHKPGLGDLAVRLALSNAIDYRVLIDKVSHGVGETAYNVFAPTAVGYRRLPPYRYDPDRANAILDRAGWIRGSDGIRQKGGVRLNFTLDVVSGSINLNEIALHVQRDLHAVGIGLAIKQYPYDTIFSPVGPLYRGNYDMAIYSTTLSWDPDAEIYYGCDQGYPHGENFFGYCNHAFDAYERAGLRTDDPAARAHDYRAASRILHESVAYIPLYELRRIVVRSADLRGTRDNPTATPWWNAWQWDI from the coding sequence GTGCTTCGATCGATGGCGTTCGCCCTGCTGATGGTTGCGTGCGCCGGATGCGCTCGCGTCGCTGCCCCTACGCCGCCGGGCCATCGCCACCCGTGGACGACGCCGCACGTGTTGCGTTTCGCGGACATCTCGGAGCCCGACCACCTCAATCCCTATCTCTCCGAGATGGATATCACCTACGATCTCTCATCGCTGATATATTCGTACCTCATCGTCGCCAACGATCGTGGAGCGCTGATCGGAGACCTTGCAACCACGGTCCCAACGCTCGCTAACGGCGGCATATCGCGCGATGGCCGCACGTACGTCTACCATCTCCGCCGCGGAGTCCTGTGGCAGGATGGCACCCCGTTCACCTCGCGCGACGTCGTTGCGTCCTGGAAGGCGGTGGTCGCGCCGAAGAATCTCACCATCTACCGCCAGGCCTACGAACGGGTCGCATCGATCGATACGCCCGACGATTGGACGATCGTCGTGCATTTGCGCCATCGCTACCCGCCGTTTCTCTCGCAGTTCTTCGCACCGCTGCAAGAGGGCGGCAAGCCGATTCTTCCGGCGCACGTGCTGGCGCACGAAAGCAGTTTCAACCGCGGCGTATTATCGCGACATCCGATCGGCACCGGTCCGTTTCGTTTCGTCGCGTGGCATCATGGCGACCGCATCGAGCTGGCGCGCTTCAATCGCTATTTTCGCGGACGCCCAAAACTGCGCCGCGTCGTATTCCAAGTGATCCCGGACGATCAAAGCATCTTGACCGAGATGCGGCTGCATCATATCGACTTGGTCGTTTCACCGCCCGCGGCGCTTTACGAAGCCTATCGATCGCTCCGCGATGTCGTGACGCAACTCGTTCCCTGGAACGCGCAAGAAGTGCTGGTATTCAACATGCATAAGCCCGGTTTGGGCGACCTTGCGGTTCGGCTCGCGTTATCGAACGCGATCGATTATCGCGTGCTCATCGACAAGGTTTCGCACGGTGTCGGAGAGACGGCATATAACGTCTTCGCTCCGACCGCCGTGGGCTATCGGCGCCTCCCACCCTATCGATACGACCCCGATCGCGCGAACGCCATTCTCGACCGCGCGGGCTGGATCCGAGGAAGCGACGGGATCCGTCAGAAGGGCGGCGTTCGCCTGAACTTCACCCTCGATGTCGTGAGCGGCTCGATCAATCTGAACGAAATCGCGCTGCACGTGCAGCGCGATTTGCACGCCGTCGGCATAGGGCTCGCGATCAAGCAGTACCCGTACGACACGATCTTCTCGCCCGTTGGGCCGCTCTACCGCGGCAATTACGATATGGCAATCTACTCGACGACGCTCTCGTGGGATCCGGATGCCGAAATCTACTACGGCTGCGATCAAGGCTACCCGCATGGCGAGAACTTTTTCGGATATTGCAACCACGCGTTCGACGCATACGAGCGAGCCGGCCTGCGCACCGACGATCCAGCCGCGCGCGCACACGACTATCGCGCGGCAAGCCGCATCCTGCACGAAAGCGTCGCCTACATACCGCTTTACGAACTGCGACGAATTGTCGTGCGCTCGGCGGATTTACGCGGAACACGCGACAACCCCACCGCGACCCCGTGGTGGAACGCCTGGCAATGGGACATATAG
- a CDS encoding S-methyl-5'-thioadenosine phosphorylase: protein METTERADIGVFGGSGFYSLIENAREVWVETPYGSPSDKIALGEIAGKRVAFLPRHGRDHRFPPQSINYRANLYAMKMLGVRHIIAPNACGSLKTEVKPGSMVVCDQVVDRTSGRQDTFFDGPVTTHVSFADPYCPTLRPIAIDALKSLGIDTHERGTVVVIQGPRFSTRAESKWFQSQGWEVINMTQYPESYLARELQICFVNISLITDYDVGLEGMTPVSHHEVIEVFKSNNERVKNAIGKIVAGIDIHADCSCHHALEGAR from the coding sequence ATGGAAACGACAGAACGCGCCGACATCGGCGTCTTTGGTGGCTCTGGATTTTACTCGCTGATCGAAAACGCTCGCGAAGTGTGGGTGGAAACACCATACGGCTCCCCGAGCGATAAAATCGCCCTCGGCGAGATTGCCGGAAAGCGCGTGGCATTTTTGCCGCGTCACGGCAGGGATCACCGCTTCCCACCGCAATCGATCAACTATCGCGCCAACCTCTATGCTATGAAAATGCTCGGCGTACGCCACATCATCGCACCCAATGCGTGCGGCTCGCTCAAAACCGAGGTCAAGCCGGGTTCGATGGTCGTCTGCGACCAAGTCGTGGATCGAACCAGTGGACGCCAGGACACCTTCTTCGATGGCCCCGTCACCACGCACGTGAGCTTCGCAGATCCGTACTGCCCGACGCTACGGCCGATCGCCATCGACGCGCTCAAATCGCTCGGCATCGACACGCACGAGCGCGGAACGGTCGTGGTCATTCAGGGGCCTCGCTTTTCGACCAGGGCCGAATCGAAGTGGTTCCAGAGCCAGGGTTGGGAAGTCATCAACATGACGCAATATCCGGAATCGTATCTCGCCCGCGAACTACAGATCTGCTTCGTCAATATTTCGCTGATTACGGATTACGACGTCGGCCTCGAAGGCATGACGCCCGTCTCGCACCACGAAGTGATCGAAGTCTTCAAGAGCAACAACGAACGCGTGAAGAACGCGATCGGGAAGATCGTCGCCGGTATCGACATTCACGCCGACTGCTCGTGCCACCACGCGCTCGAAGGGGCTCGGTAA